From Selenomonadales bacterium, a single genomic window includes:
- a CDS encoding serine/threonine-protein phosphatase: protein MTLFFEYYHRSLHKWGEELCGDHAEVVHTPHGLIAVVADGLGSGVQASILSTLTAKIAVSMLANGADTDEVISTIALTLPVCRRRELAYSTINVLRLSPQGECYLAEFDCPETLIFSGHKLREIARSERIIGGKRVKESFFSVAPGDMIFLISDGVIHAGVGASLNMGWQWANVAAFVAKSAKQSNSLRAIVSALYHTCKHLYVGRPGDDTTILGIRAREPEPVYVLTGPPKDPAQDREVVSRFVAAQGRKVICGGSTAQLVARELGTRLATELTTMDDSIPPTADMEGIDLVTEGMLTLSAALTIIRTFAASQDDLEDSALLKRKDGASRLANLLLTQATHIYFLVGGAVNTAHLDYTSSQVSARRQLISDLTHYLRQLGKEVVVEYF from the coding sequence GTGACCCTCTTCTTTGAGTACTACCACCGCTCCCTGCATAAGTGGGGCGAAGAGCTATGCGGCGACCACGCAGAAGTCGTGCACACGCCACACGGGCTGATTGCGGTCGTGGCAGATGGCTTAGGCAGCGGGGTGCAAGCTAGCATCCTATCTACGCTGACGGCTAAGATTGCGGTGTCGATGCTAGCGAACGGCGCCGATACCGATGAAGTAATCTCCACTATCGCCCTCACACTCCCTGTGTGTCGACGCCGGGAGCTTGCCTACTCAACTATAAACGTGTTGCGACTTTCGCCGCAGGGCGAGTGTTATCTGGCCGAGTTTGACTGCCCGGAGACGCTCATTTTTAGTGGCCACAAATTGCGCGAAATAGCTCGCTCCGAGCGGATTATAGGCGGCAAGCGGGTAAAAGAGAGCTTCTTTAGTGTCGCGCCCGGCGATATGATTTTCTTAATTTCAGACGGCGTAATTCATGCCGGTGTCGGGGCTAGCCTCAATATGGGGTGGCAGTGGGCAAACGTGGCGGCGTTTGTCGCCAAGTCGGCAAAACAAAGCAACAGCCTGCGCGCGATTGTCAGCGCGCTGTACCACACCTGCAAGCATCTCTATGTAGGGAGGCCGGGTGACGACACGACTATTCTTGGCATACGTGCGCGCGAACCGGAACCTGTCTACGTGCTGACAGGGCCGCCCAAAGACCCTGCACAGGACAGAGAAGTCGTCAGTCGGTTTGTCGCGGCGCAAGGCCGCAAAGTAATCTGCGGCGGGAGTACGGCGCAGTTAGTGGCACGTGAACTAGGCACGCGACTCGCTACCGAACTTACGACCATGGATGACTCTATCCCTCCCACGGCAGATATGGAGGGAATAGACCTAGTAACCGAAGGTATGCTTACGCTATCCGCAGCTCTAACCATCATTCGTACTTTCGCGGCTTCCCAAGACGACCTCGAAGACAGCGCGCTGCTTAAGCGCAAGGATGGAGCTTCGCGCTTGGCGAACCTGCTGCTCACGCAGGCCACGCACATCTATTTTTTGGTAGGCGGCGCAGTTAATACGGCTCACCTAGACTACACTTCGTCTCAAGTGAGCGCGCGGCGCCAGCTTATCTCAGACCTCACGCACTATCTCCGCCAGCTTGGCAAAGAAGTTGTGGTAGAGTACTTCTAA
- the spoIIIAD gene encoding stage III sporulation protein AD has translation MHIFQYVLLALAAVLVSLVLKQVNRELALILVLVTGIGIVVALLGHIAQIVRLVEDIARRADVGNLHLGTLLRVMGVAYVAEYGAQICKDAGEGSLSVKVELAGKLVILGLSIPLILVILDTILRLIP, from the coding sequence ATGCATATCTTCCAATACGTGTTGCTGGCGCTAGCCGCAGTTTTAGTGTCGCTCGTCTTAAAGCAAGTTAATCGTGAGTTGGCCTTAATCTTAGTCTTGGTGACCGGTATTGGCATAGTCGTAGCCCTGCTTGGTCACATCGCGCAAATCGTGCGGCTAGTAGAAGACATTGCGCGGCGGGCCGACGTGGGGAATCTGCACCTGGGCACACTGCTTAGGGTCATGGGTGTAGCCTATGTGGCGGAGTACGGAGCCCAAATCTGCAAGGACGCAGGTGAAGGCTCCCTGTCTGTGAAAGTGGAGCTAGCCGGCAAACTTGTAATTCTCGGCCTTTCCATCCCGCTTATCCTGGTGATACTAGACACGATTCTGCGCCTGATTCCCTAG
- the spoIIIAE gene encoding stage III sporulation protein AE: MAVLFVLLSAVGTAHAAPERPGQNAPDVSAIIEQQLSELDTAALDEVLAKLQAEYAGYIPEIGLRQLIGGLRAGVMVDPRELLNSLLRYAFREVVAQTGLLTRLLVLAVLCVLMQKMQDSFGGGVGQVAYAVCFVVLMGIVLTSFSLTVRTVSNAVQTLLTLLYALMPVLLTLLLSMGAAASAALLHPLLATAATTVSAIVVNTVLPLMYFSGLLSFINALSDKLPVSKLASLLKQLGVAVMGVAFAVFIGLTVVQGTAAGVADGIALRTVKYAVKNFIPVVGGLFADVVETVAGASLLLKNGIGLAGLLGVFFLCALPAINVMVTVFIYRLAAAIIQPLGAKPVVQALDSLADILVVVGGALVTVGIMLFILITIVIGTGNAVLAIR, translated from the coding sequence ATGGCGGTCTTGTTTGTCCTGTTGTCAGCGGTGGGGACAGCCCATGCGGCTCCCGAAAGGCCGGGGCAGAATGCTCCCGACGTAAGCGCAATTATTGAGCAGCAGCTAAGTGAACTAGATACTGCGGCGCTCGATGAAGTGCTGGCAAAACTACAAGCGGAGTATGCAGGGTACATACCGGAAATAGGCCTGCGTCAACTTATCGGGGGACTCCGAGCAGGTGTCATGGTCGACCCGCGCGAGTTGCTTAATAGCCTGCTGCGCTATGCTTTTCGCGAGGTGGTCGCTCAGACAGGTCTGTTGACGCGTCTCTTGGTGCTAGCGGTGCTCTGTGTGCTGATGCAGAAGATGCAAGATAGCTTCGGCGGCGGTGTCGGTCAAGTGGCTTATGCGGTTTGCTTTGTCGTGCTTATGGGCATTGTGCTCACGAGCTTTTCTCTCACCGTGCGCACGGTAAGCAACGCCGTGCAGACTCTATTGACCCTGCTCTATGCCTTAATGCCCGTGCTCTTGACCCTGCTCTTGTCAATGGGTGCGGCGGCCTCGGCAGCGCTGCTACATCCCTTATTGGCTACTGCGGCCACTACGGTCAGCGCCATCGTTGTCAACACCGTGCTCCCCCTCATGTACTTTTCCGGCTTACTGTCCTTTATTAACGCTCTTTCAGACAAACTGCCCGTCAGTAAGCTCGCGAGCTTGCTCAAGCAGCTTGGGGTGGCCGTTATGGGGGTCGCGTTTGCCGTGTTTATCGGCCTGACGGTAGTACAAGGCACCGCTGCCGGCGTCGCGGACGGCATCGCCTTGCGCACCGTCAAGTACGCCGTCAAGAACTTTATCCCGGTGGTAGGCGGTTTGTTTGCCGACGTCGTCGAGACCGTAGCCGGTGCCTCCCTGTTGCTTAAAAACGGCATCGGCTTAGCCGGGCTTCTGGGGGTGTTCTTTCTCTGCGCGCTGCCTGCTATTAACGTCATGGTCACTGTCTTTATCTACCGCCTGGCCGCCGCGATTATCCAGCCGCTTGGGGCCAAGCCGGTGGTGCAGGCTTTAGACAGCTTGGCGGACATCCTGGTGGTGGTTGGAGGGGCCTTGGTGACGGTAGGGATAATGTTGTTTATTCTTATTACGATTGTCATCGGCACCGGCAACGCAGTCTTGGCGATTCGCTGA
- the nuoF gene encoding NADH-quinone oxidoreductase subunit NuoF: protein MQYIRSHVLICAGTGCTSSGCKAVEQAMLAEIEKQGLAKEVKVVQTGCFGFCKIGPIVMVYPEGSFYCYVKPEDAAELVHEHLLKGRLVERLLYRDVQNPKPTAFFTDIGFYKKQYRVALANCGAIDAENIEEYIGVDGYQALAKVVSSMTPAEVIHTVKASGLRGRGGGGFSTGTKWEFAAKAPGTVKYVVCNADEGDPGAFMDRSILEGDPHSIIEAMAIAGYAIGARQGYVYVRAEYPIAVNRLSIAIEQARKLGILGQGIFGSSFCFDISIRLGAGAFVCGEETALLASIEGKRGMPKPRPPYPAIKGLWDKPTLINNVETFANIPQIILRGADWFASMGTENSKGTKVFALAGNINNTGLVEVPMGTTLREIVYDIGGGIPDNRAFKACQTGGPSGGCLPASLLDTPVDYDSLTAVGSMMGSGGLIVMDENTCMVDVARFFLEFTQDESCGKCVPCREGTKRMLEVLEDITKGHGTPADIDLLEELATTIKGASLCGLGQTAPNPVLASLRFFRDEFNAHIHAKKCPAGVCQELLTFSIIPEKCKGCTLCKKVCPVDAIAGAVKTVHTIDTAKCIKCGACIPKCPFKAIVR from the coding sequence ATGCAATACATTCGTTCGCATGTGCTTATCTGTGCCGGCACGGGCTGTACGTCTTCGGGGTGTAAGGCTGTCGAGCAGGCGATGTTAGCGGAGATAGAGAAACAAGGGCTCGCTAAGGAAGTTAAAGTAGTACAGACCGGCTGTTTTGGTTTCTGCAAAATCGGCCCGATCGTAATGGTATATCCCGAGGGGTCATTCTACTGCTATGTTAAACCCGAGGATGCGGCCGAGTTGGTGCACGAGCACCTGCTAAAGGGCCGCCTCGTGGAGCGCCTGCTGTATCGCGATGTGCAAAACCCTAAACCTACGGCCTTTTTTACGGACATCGGCTTCTACAAGAAACAATACCGCGTGGCCTTGGCCAATTGCGGCGCCATCGACGCCGAGAACATCGAGGAATACATCGGTGTCGACGGGTATCAGGCTTTGGCGAAGGTAGTCTCCTCCATGACCCCGGCCGAAGTCATTCACACCGTCAAGGCCTCCGGTCTTAGGGGACGGGGCGGCGGCGGCTTCTCTACAGGTACAAAGTGGGAGTTTGCGGCTAAGGCACCGGGAACGGTCAAATATGTGGTCTGTAACGCTGACGAGGGCGACCCCGGCGCGTTTATGGATCGCTCGATTCTCGAAGGCGACCCGCACTCTATCATTGAAGCGATGGCTATAGCCGGGTACGCCATAGGCGCCCGCCAAGGCTATGTCTACGTGCGCGCCGAGTACCCGATTGCCGTCAATCGCTTAAGCATAGCTATCGAGCAAGCCCGCAAGCTAGGCATCTTAGGGCAAGGCATCTTTGGCTCTTCCTTCTGCTTTGATATTTCCATTCGCCTCGGCGCAGGCGCGTTTGTGTGCGGCGAGGAGACCGCGCTCTTAGCCTCTATCGAAGGCAAGCGCGGCATGCCCAAGCCCCGTCCACCCTACCCAGCCATCAAAGGCTTGTGGGATAAGCCAACCCTCATAAACAACGTAGAGACGTTTGCCAACATCCCGCAGATAATTCTGCGCGGCGCGGATTGGTTTGCCTCCATGGGCACCGAGAACTCCAAAGGCACCAAGGTCTTTGCCTTAGCCGGCAACATCAACAATACAGGTCTGGTGGAAGTGCCGATGGGCACCACACTGCGTGAGATTGTCTACGATATCGGCGGTGGTATTCCTGATAACCGCGCTTTTAAAGCTTGTCAAACCGGGGGCCCGTCCGGCGGGTGTCTACCTGCCTCGCTGCTTGACACGCCGGTTGACTACGATTCACTCACCGCGGTAGGTTCCATGATGGGCTCCGGCGGTCTAATCGTGATGGACGAGAATACTTGCATGGTCGACGTGGCGCGCTTCTTTCTTGAGTTTACGCAAGACGAGTCCTGCGGCAAGTGCGTGCCGTGTCGCGAAGGCACCAAGCGCATGCTAGAGGTGCTCGAGGACATCACCAAAGGCCATGGCACTCCGGCTGACATCGATTTGCTCGAAGAGCTCGCGACGACTATTAAAGGCGCATCGCTCTGCGGTCTCGGGCAAACTGCCCCGAACCCCGTGCTTGCCTCCCTGCGCTTCTTCCGGGACGAGTTTAACGCCCACATTCACGCCAAGAAGTGTCCGGCAGGCGTTTGCCAAGAGCTATTGACCTTTAGCATCATCCCCGAGAAGTGCAAGGGCTGTACGCTTTGCAAGAAGGTGTGCCCGGTCGACGCCATCGCCGGCGCAGTTAAGACAGTGCATACCATTGATACGGCAAAGTGCATCAAGTGCGGCGCCTGTATCCCCAAGTGTCCGTTTAAGGCCATTGTGCGCTAG
- a CDS encoding PAS domain-containing protein codes for MRAIRVRQGLCKNCYACIRACEVKATSIKQGQAAILEEDCLACGACLAVCPQKAREIRRDEHMVHNLLRGATPVWVSLAPSAALGPYSLPQWSEMLTTLGFAGVSLTSWGAASVSQAYADLARRDGWALSTACPAAVKLTQRFFPKLTRYLAGVSSPMVTHAAWLKQTYGCRVVFIGPCAAKKYEAERSGHVDVALTFPEFLRLTPPAVVSTAPHLSFAGQGLMHFPLAGGVANQVDVPVLALDGMDELMKYLARVERGDVVPKGIVEMSACRGSCLGGAAAFRAELSLAEKRAMVLELQQAAEQGAQAVARAHLPEGKRAQASEQRILEALRELGKTEPALEYNCGACGYHTCREKAGAVALGRAELEMCLPFMRAKAESLSNLILASTPNAIVVVDKNLCVQEWNAAAERMFGVPAHSAKGKRVGEFLPEEHFLGALDTLEPTSGIKLSPAPALITALSVVPVKGGDLVMGIYSDITDMEEQGKALAKLRQETVDKAQEVINKQMRVAQDIASLLGETTAESKMLLLKLMRVVQGEKS; via the coding sequence ATGCGAGCCATCCGCGTCAGACAAGGGCTCTGTAAGAACTGCTACGCATGCATTCGGGCATGCGAAGTTAAAGCGACATCTATTAAGCAAGGGCAGGCAGCAATCCTCGAGGAAGACTGTCTGGCCTGCGGAGCGTGCCTAGCGGTCTGCCCGCAGAAGGCACGCGAGATACGGCGGGACGAGCACATGGTTCATAATTTGCTGCGTGGGGCTACTCCTGTTTGGGTGAGCCTTGCGCCGTCCGCAGCACTGGGGCCCTACAGCTTGCCGCAGTGGTCTGAGATGTTAACGACTCTAGGCTTTGCCGGTGTAAGTCTAACTAGCTGGGGAGCGGCGTCCGTGTCGCAGGCTTACGCTGACTTAGCGCGGCGCGACGGCTGGGCGCTCTCAACAGCCTGTCCCGCCGCCGTTAAGCTGACGCAGAGGTTCTTTCCGAAACTGACGCGCTATCTCGCTGGTGTATCCTCGCCTATGGTGACGCACGCCGCTTGGCTAAAGCAAACCTACGGCTGTCGAGTAGTGTTTATCGGGCCGTGCGCGGCTAAGAAGTACGAAGCGGAGCGCTCCGGGCACGTAGATGTAGCTTTAACATTTCCCGAGTTTCTGCGCTTGACCCCTCCTGCCGTAGTCTCCACTGCACCGCATCTTTCTTTTGCCGGGCAGGGGCTCATGCACTTTCCTCTCGCCGGCGGGGTAGCGAACCAGGTGGATGTGCCTGTCTTAGCGCTTGACGGCATGGACGAACTTATGAAATATCTGGCGCGCGTGGAGCGGGGCGACGTGGTTCCCAAGGGAATCGTCGAGATGTCGGCCTGCCGCGGGTCTTGCCTAGGCGGAGCAGCCGCCTTTCGCGCGGAGTTGTCGCTTGCGGAAAAGCGGGCCATGGTGCTCGAACTACAGCAAGCGGCAGAGCAAGGGGCGCAGGCAGTCGCGCGCGCACACCTGCCGGAAGGCAAACGCGCCCAAGCGAGCGAGCAGCGCATACTCGAGGCCTTGCGCGAGCTTGGCAAGACAGAACCGGCGCTTGAATACAACTGCGGCGCTTGCGGTTACCATACCTGCCGCGAAAAGGCTGGCGCGGTAGCGTTGGGTCGCGCGGAACTAGAGATGTGCCTGCCCTTTATGCGCGCTAAAGCGGAGTCGCTCTCGAACCTAATTTTGGCGTCTACGCCTAACGCTATAGTCGTAGTCGACAAGAATCTCTGTGTGCAGGAGTGGAACGCTGCGGCTGAGCGCATGTTTGGCGTCCCCGCGCACAGCGCTAAGGGCAAACGTGTGGGTGAGTTTCTGCCGGAGGAGCATTTCCTCGGGGCACTAGATACGCTTGAACCTACGAGCGGCATCAAGCTTTCTCCTGCACCTGCGCTGATTACGGCGTTGTCTGTCGTCCCTGTTAAGGGCGGCGATTTGGTTATGGGTATTTACTCCGACATTACCGATATGGAGGAACAGGGGAAAGCGCTAGCTAAACTCCGGCAGGAGACGGTAGATAAGGCCCAGGAAGTTATTAACAAGCAGATGCGGGTGGCGCAGGACATCGCGAGCTTGCTCGGTGAGACGACGGCGGAAAGCAAAATGCTGCTCTTAAAGCTAATGCGGGTCGTTCAGGGTGAAAAATCGTGA
- a CDS encoding (2Fe-2S) ferredoxin domain-containing protein, which yields MVIITVCVGSSCYLRGAHKVAEALEGAILRHGLRGKIELQGAFCLNRCLEGVAVSVNGQPVPRVTEENVEDIFRAYVLGEVNLDASHPRQTRAL from the coding sequence GTGGTAATTATCACTGTGTGCGTAGGCAGCTCGTGTTATCTGCGCGGCGCGCACAAGGTGGCCGAAGCGCTCGAGGGGGCTATACTGCGGCACGGGCTGCGCGGTAAAATAGAATTACAGGGTGCCTTCTGCTTGAATCGTTGCCTGGAAGGCGTGGCTGTCTCGGTAAATGGGCAGCCTGTCCCGCGCGTCACCGAGGAAAATGTAGAGGACATCTTTCGCGCATATGTGCTGGGAGAGGTGAACCTAGATGCGAGCCATCCGCGTCAGACAAGGGCTCTGTAA
- a CDS encoding SpoIIIAH-like family protein gives MIIDKGMLVRFVATVIVVGAVGYFTMYTLWPPQPVSRLEPPDTTIPVGGTPAQTEGDYFAEHRMERDRERSARLELLKNMMNNPHLDAAARATAQMEIINASTRREQEKQIERLIMAQGFADAVVVFGEGNAVAVVRAASLTEGEALTIAETVCNISGLHLRNVRVRFRK, from the coding sequence GTGATCATTGATAAAGGCATGCTGGTTAGGTTCGTAGCGACCGTAATTGTTGTGGGTGCCGTCGGATACTTCACCATGTATACGCTATGGCCCCCGCAGCCTGTAAGCCGTCTGGAACCACCCGACACAACCATTCCGGTGGGTGGCACACCGGCCCAAACAGAAGGCGATTACTTTGCGGAACATCGTATGGAGCGCGACAGGGAAAGAAGCGCAAGGCTAGAGCTTCTGAAGAACATGATGAACAATCCACATCTCGACGCCGCGGCGCGGGCTACGGCACAGATGGAGATTATTAACGCGAGCACGCGGCGTGAACAGGAAAAACAGATTGAGCGCCTGATTATGGCGCAGGGCTTTGCCGACGCCGTCGTAGTCTTTGGCGAGGGGAACGCGGTTGCCGTAGTGCGCGCCGCAAGCTTGACCGAGGGCGAAGCTCTAACTATAGCGGAAACAGTCTGCAACATCAGCGGGCTGCATTTACGCAATGTGCGCGTGAGGTTTCGTAAATAA
- the spoIIIAA gene encoding stage III sporulation protein AA, with protein MERDQDLNRAWTSLMRLMPPTWSTSLRSYRGIELRVRIGQPVQLLEATREVMLPITATEADIEHLVSACSGSSLYAYEEEMKQGFITLPGGHRVGFAGKAMLDGAGLVRGLKHISALCLRVARSVPGCADGVMKEVLDATGAPHHTLIVSPPQAGKTTLLRDIARQVSLLGKRVCIVDERSEIAGCYRGRPELDVGPRTDVLDGCPKAQGMLMALRALSPQVLVTDEIGRPEDVSAILEALHAGVRVIATAHGNSLAEVAERPHLSRLLGQSMFEKVIVLSHRLGPGTIEHVGSYAHHR; from the coding sequence GTGGAGCGTGACCAAGACCTAAACCGCGCCTGGACTAGCCTGATGCGCTTAATGCCCCCTACCTGGAGTACAAGTCTTAGGTCATACCGCGGCATCGAACTCCGGGTGCGGATTGGCCAGCCCGTACAGCTGCTCGAAGCGACGCGTGAAGTGATGTTGCCGATAACCGCAACTGAGGCAGATATCGAGCATTTGGTGTCTGCGTGTTCCGGCAGCTCGCTTTACGCATATGAGGAAGAGATGAAACAGGGCTTTATCACTCTCCCGGGAGGCCACAGGGTTGGGTTTGCCGGCAAAGCCATGCTTGACGGGGCAGGACTAGTGCGCGGACTAAAGCACATATCCGCGCTGTGTCTTCGGGTTGCTCGCAGCGTGCCGGGCTGTGCCGACGGTGTAATGAAGGAGGTCTTAGATGCGACGGGTGCACCGCACCACACTCTGATTGTGTCGCCGCCGCAGGCCGGCAAGACTACGCTCCTCAGAGACATTGCCAGGCAGGTGAGTTTGTTGGGCAAGCGAGTCTGCATCGTCGACGAGCGATCCGAGATTGCGGGCTGCTACCGCGGCAGGCCCGAACTGGACGTGGGCCCGCGCACCGATGTGCTAGACGGCTGCCCCAAAGCGCAGGGTATGCTGATGGCGCTTAGAGCTCTCTCGCCGCAGGTGTTGGTGACCGATGAAATCGGGCGCCCCGAAGACGTTAGCGCCATTCTGGAGGCTTTGCATGCCGGTGTGCGTGTTATCGCTACCGCCCACGGCAACTCGCTCGCGGAGGTGGCAGAGCGACCGCACCTCTCGCGCCTGCTCGGGCAAAGCATGTTTGAGAAGGTTATCGTGCTGAGTCATCGCCTAGGACCGGGCACAATCGAGCACGTGGGGTCGTATGCGCATCATCGTTGA
- a CDS encoding [FeFe] hydrogenase, group A — MERIKLTIDGAPVEVDPGSTVLDAARKAGVHVPTLCFHPELRLEGSCRLCVVEIEGMKSLAASCVYPATSGMRVRTNSEVVRKTRKSIVELLLANHPQDCLVCPRHGTCELQEVSHQLGVRKIRFKQESRGAEQDLSSVAVVRDPNKCILCGRCIRICEQVQKVSAIGLAGRGSKAVVTTPFGHGLAEGPCVACGQCIKVCPVAALKEADATEQTWRALNNPAIHTVVQVAPAVRAALGEEFGMRPGALVTEKLVTALRKLGFSQVFDTQFGADLTIVEEGHELLHRLNENKHLPLITSCSPGWVKYAEHFCPDMLEHLSTCKSPQQMLGALVKTYYAEKIGVSPEKIFHVAIMPCTAKKFEASRPEMGRDGLQDVDAVLTTRELAAMLKEAGIDFANLPDGEFDLPLGMSSGAGTIFGVTGGVTEAVLRSVTELKTGKELEDIEFHSVRGFAGVREAAIPLNGLTLKVAIVNSLGQAEKLLKKVKRGEAEYHFIEIMGCPSGCIGGGGQPFSRDPEIKHKRAAALYRQDHLKRVRKSHENPAIKELYRTFIGDPNGEKAHALLHTHYHARPRY; from the coding sequence ATGGAACGCATAAAGTTAACGATTGACGGCGCACCTGTGGAAGTGGATCCCGGCTCTACCGTGCTAGATGCCGCGCGCAAGGCAGGCGTGCACGTACCCACCCTATGTTTTCACCCCGAGCTGCGCCTTGAGGGCTCGTGCAGGCTGTGCGTAGTCGAAATCGAGGGAATGAAGAGCCTAGCGGCTTCCTGTGTCTACCCCGCGACGAGCGGCATGCGGGTGCGCACTAACTCCGAAGTAGTGCGTAAGACACGTAAGTCTATAGTCGAACTGCTGCTGGCGAACCATCCGCAAGACTGCCTGGTGTGTCCCCGTCACGGGACATGCGAGCTGCAGGAAGTGTCGCACCAGCTTGGCGTACGCAAAATCCGCTTCAAGCAGGAAAGTCGCGGCGCGGAGCAAGACTTAAGCAGTGTGGCAGTAGTGCGCGACCCCAATAAGTGCATTCTCTGCGGCCGCTGCATTCGCATCTGCGAGCAAGTGCAGAAGGTCTCGGCCATCGGTCTCGCCGGACGCGGCTCTAAGGCTGTAGTTACTACTCCGTTTGGTCACGGCTTGGCAGAGGGGCCCTGTGTGGCCTGCGGCCAGTGCATTAAAGTCTGTCCGGTCGCAGCGCTTAAAGAGGCCGACGCCACTGAGCAAACTTGGCGAGCTCTAAACAACCCGGCCATACACACAGTCGTCCAAGTTGCCCCGGCGGTGCGCGCGGCGCTTGGCGAGGAGTTTGGCATGCGCCCCGGTGCCCTCGTTACAGAAAAGCTCGTTACGGCTCTGCGCAAGCTAGGCTTCAGCCAGGTATTTGACACGCAGTTTGGCGCAGACCTCACCATAGTAGAAGAAGGACACGAGCTGCTGCATCGGCTAAACGAAAACAAGCACCTCCCTCTAATCACCTCCTGCAGCCCCGGCTGGGTCAAGTACGCCGAGCACTTCTGTCCCGACATGCTCGAGCACCTGTCCACCTGCAAATCGCCGCAGCAAATGCTTGGCGCGCTTGTTAAGACGTATTACGCCGAAAAGATAGGCGTTTCGCCCGAGAAAATCTTTCATGTCGCCATAATGCCCTGCACCGCCAAGAAGTTTGAGGCCAGCCGCCCGGAAATGGGTCGCGACGGCCTGCAGGACGTTGACGCCGTGCTCACGACCCGTGAACTCGCGGCCATGCTTAAGGAAGCGGGCATTGACTTCGCCAATCTACCGGATGGCGAGTTTGACCTGCCGCTCGGTATGTCTTCGGGCGCAGGCACCATCTTTGGCGTGACAGGCGGCGTTACGGAAGCCGTGCTGCGCTCCGTCACCGAGCTTAAGACGGGTAAAGAACTAGAGGATATCGAGTTTCACAGTGTGCGCGGTTTTGCCGGCGTAAGGGAAGCAGCCATACCGCTTAACGGCCTGACGCTGAAGGTAGCCATCGTCAATTCCCTGGGACAGGCAGAGAAACTCCTGAAGAAAGTTAAGCGCGGCGAGGCCGAGTACCACTTTATCGAGATTATGGGCTGTCCGAGCGGCTGTATCGGCGGCGGCGGACAACCCTTTAGCCGCGACCCCGAGATTAAGCACAAGCGCGCCGCGGCGCTCTACAGGCAAGACCACTTAAAGCGCGTGCGCAAGTCGCACGAGAACCCGGCGATTAAGGAGCTTTACCGCACCTTTATCGGCGACCCGAACGGCGAAAAAGCGCACGCACTGCTCCATACTCACTATCACGCGCGCCCGCGCTACTAA
- a CDS encoding NAD(P)H-dependent oxidoreductase subunit E, which translates to MAEHKCVGCPGTLERDAKFDQLDDVIAKHKALEGALIMILHKAQLIFGYLPEEVQRYVAKALDIPLADVYGVTTFYSYFSLTPRGKHRIAVCMGTACYVRGAGDLLAAFEKELGVKVGQTTADGLFTLEASRCIGACGLAPVLTVGEDVYGNIMSVERVPDILRKYRTEKQQ; encoded by the coding sequence ATGGCAGAACACAAGTGTGTCGGTTGCCCCGGCACTTTAGAGAGAGACGCAAAGTTCGACCAGCTTGACGACGTAATCGCCAAGCACAAGGCGCTTGAGGGCGCACTGATTATGATTCTGCACAAAGCCCAGCTCATTTTTGGCTATCTGCCTGAAGAAGTGCAGCGTTACGTAGCCAAAGCTTTAGACATACCACTAGCCGACGTCTATGGCGTGACTACGTTCTACTCGTACTTCTCGCTCACGCCGCGCGGCAAGCACCGCATAGCTGTCTGCATGGGTACGGCGTGTTATGTGCGCGGGGCGGGCGACCTCTTGGCGGCGTTTGAAAAAGAGCTTGGCGTCAAGGTTGGGCAGACGACTGCGGATGGCCTCTTTACCTTAGAAGCTTCGCGCTGCATCGGAGCATGCGGTTTGGCGCCGGTATTAACCGTCGGTGAGGACGTGTATGGCAACATCATGAGTGTCGAACGCGTGCCTGACATCTTGCGTAAGTATAGAACAGAAAAACAGCAATAA
- a CDS encoding stage III sporulation protein AF: protein MELIVPFLRAWTQEIVILIILATVIDLALPSGTMRKYVDYTVSLVLLLVLLGPVAALLAGGFDLSALEVPAGARGGIEELSLTPLSDQSVWLTYELLLRDRIAALARTEPSVTAATVALSLDRETRSPDFGRIVAVRLTLTVDNGTSPASIEALQSRLQTALLRDYGLNPAAVTFQVAR, encoded by the coding sequence GTGGAACTTATCGTCCCATTTTTGCGCGCATGGACGCAGGAAATCGTCATATTGATAATACTAGCCACCGTCATCGACTTGGCGCTGCCAAGCGGTACGATGCGAAAATACGTCGACTACACCGTGAGTCTGGTTCTTCTCCTAGTGCTGCTTGGCCCGGTCGCGGCGCTCCTGGCGGGCGGCTTTGACTTATCTGCGTTAGAGGTCCCCGCCGGAGCTAGGGGAGGGATAGAGGAGCTGTCCCTCACGCCGCTGTCGGACCAGTCCGTCTGGCTGACATACGAGCTGCTACTGCGTGACAGGATAGCCGCTCTGGCCCGCACGGAACCGTCGGTTACGGCGGCCACAGTCGCGCTGTCGCTCGACCGGGAGACAAGAAGCCCAGACTTTGGCCGCATCGTGGCTGTGCGGCTAACACTTACGGTAGACAACGGCACTTCGCCGGCGTCTATTGAAGCACTACAGAGCCGTCTGCAGACAGCCCTACTTCGTGACTATGGTCTTAACCCCGCCGCAGTAACATTTCAAGTTGCGCGATAG